Proteins encoded within one genomic window of Triticum aestivum cultivar Chinese Spring chromosome 2D, IWGSC CS RefSeq v2.1, whole genome shotgun sequence:
- the LOC123054312 gene encoding zinc transporter 3, with protein MWATKHTLQALLPWLLLFVHQAAAASGGCECTTATDGADKQGATKLKLVAIASILTAGAAGVLVPVLGRSMAALRPDGDIFFAVKAFAAGVILATGMVHILPAAFDGLTSPCIHKGGGDRNGFPFAGLVAMSAAMATMVIDSLAAGYYRRSHFSKARPLDNIDIPEHAGDEEGRANHPHVHAHGHSHGDAIVVSSPEEAAIADTIRHRVVSQVLELGILVHSVIIGVSLGASVRPSTIKPLVGALSFHQFFEGIGLGGCIVQANFKVRATIIMATFFSLTAPVGIVLGIAISSSYNVHSSTAFIIEGVFNSASAGILIYMSLVDLLATDFNNPKLQTNTKLQLMTYLALFLGAGMMSMLAIWA; from the exons ATGTGGGCTACCAAGCACACCTTGCAAGCGCTTCTCCCATGGCTCCTCCTGTTCGTGCACCAGGCCGCGGCGGCCAGCGGCGGGTGCGAGTGCACGACCGCCACGGACGGGGCGGACAAGCAGGGCGCGACGAAGCTGAAGCTGGTCGCCATCGCGTCCATCCTGACCGCCGGGGCGGCTGGCGTGCTGGTGCCGGTGCTCGGCCGCTCCATGGCCGCGCTGCGCCCCGACGGCGACATCTTCTTCGCGGTCAAGGCGTTCGCGGCCGGTGTCATCCTTGCCACCGGCATGGTGCACATCCTGCCAGCGGCTTTCGACGGGCTCACCTCCCCGTGCATCCACAAAGGCGGCGGGGACAGAAACGGCTTCCCTTTTGCGGGACTTGTGGCCATGTCTGCAGCCATGGCCACAATGGTGATAGACTCGCTGGCTGCTGGGTACTACCGCCGGTCTCACTTCAGCAAGGCACGCCCACTTGACAACATCGACATACCCGAACACGCCGGAGACGAGGAAGGGAGGGCCAATCATCCACATGTGCACGcgcatggccattcacatggtGACGCAATTGTTGTCAGCTCACCGGAGGAGGCGGCAATAGCTGACACAATCCGGCACAGGGTGGTATCTCAG GTTCTAGAGCTGGGAATCCTGGTGCATTCAGTGATAATTGGCGTGTCATTAGGAGCATCTGTGAGGCCATCCACCATCAAGCCTCTGGTCGGTGCCCTCAGCTTCCATCAATTCTTTGAAGGCATAGGCTTGGGTGGTTGCATTGTACAG GCTAATTTCAAGGTGAGGGCAACCATCATCATGGCAACGTTTTTCTCCCTGACCGCACCCGTGGGCATCGTGCTAGGGATTGCGATTTCATCTAGCTATAATGTGCATAGCTCTACTGCCTTCATTATTGAGGGAGTCTTCAACTCAGCCTCGGCAGGGATTTTGATCTACATGTCCCTGGTGGACCTTCTAGCAACAGATTTCAATAACCCAAAGCTACAGACAAATACAAAGCTTCAGCTGATGACATATCTTGCACTTTTCCTAGGTGCAGGGATGATGTCCATGCTTGCCATATGGGCATAG
- the LOC123054314 gene encoding uncharacterized protein: MSAVITKFAVTSMVMWMAPVAIMYGFIYQIFPGVGQLSPSAQTMASGFLAVISVNLVIGFYIYMAMKETPHQEPQPDPTFLANAKASINQPTSSQVSDDSHGKGKVE; encoded by the exons ATGTCGGCAGTAATCACAAAGTTCGCCGTCACATCTATGGTGATGTGGATGGCCCCAGTTGCAATCATGTATGGGTTTATCTACCAGATATTTCCAG GTGTCGGTCAGCTTTCCCCCTCGGCGCAAACCATGGCCAGTGGATTCCTTGCTGTCATCTCGGTCAATCTGGTGATCGGCTTTTACATATACATGGCCATGAAGGAGACTCCCCATCAAGAGCCCCAGCCTGATCCAACCTTTCTGGCAAACGCCAAAGCAAGCATTAACCAGCCAACTTCTTCTCAAGTGAGTGATGATTCCCATGGGAAGGGGAAGGTGGAGTAG